From Macaca fascicularis isolate 582-1 chromosome 14, T2T-MFA8v1.1, a single genomic window includes:
- the BSCL2 gene encoding seipin isoform X5 has translation MYGQPYRVTLELELPESPVNQDLGMFLVTISCYTRGGRIISTSSRSVMLHYRSDLLQMLDTLVFSSLLLFGFAEQKQLLEVELYADYRENSYVPTTGAIIEIHSKRIQLYGAYLRIHAHFTGLRYLLYNFPMTCAFIGVASNFTFLSVIVLFSYMQWVWGGIWPRHRFSLQVNIRKRDNSRKEVQRRISAHQPDTGPEGQEESTPQSDVTEDGESPEDPSGTEGQLSEEEKPDQQPLSGEEELEPEASDGSGSWEDAALLTEANLPAPAPAPAPAPASAPVPETLGSSEPAEGALRQRPTCSSS, from the exons ATGTATGGACAGCCGTATCGTGTTACCTTAGAGCTTGAGCTGCCGGAGTCCCCTGTGAATCAAGATTTGGGCATGTTCTTGGTCACCATTTCCTGCTACACCAGAGGTGGCCGAATCATCTCCACTTCTTCGCGTTCG GTGATGCTGCATTACCGCTCAGACCTGCTCCAGATGCTGGACACACTGGTCTTCTCTAGCCTCCTGCTGTTTGGCTTTGCAGAGCAGAAGCAGCTGCTGGAGGTGGAACTCTACGCAGACTATAGAGAGAACTCG TATGTGCCAACCACTGGAGCGATCATTGAGATCCACAGCAAGCGCATCCAGCTGTACGGAGCCTACCTCCGCATCCACGCGCACTTCACTGGGCTCAG ATACCTGCTGTACAACTTCCCGATGACCTGTGCCTTCATAGGTGTCGCCAGCAACTTCACCTTCCTCAGCGTCATCGTGCTCTTCAGCTACATGCAGTGGGTGTGGGGGGGCATCTGGCCCCGACACCGCTTCTCTTTGCAG GTTAACATCCGAAAAAGAGACAATTCCCGGAAGGAAGTCCAACGAAGGATCTCTGCTCATCAGCCAG ACACAGGGCCTGAAGGCCAGGAGGAGTCAACTCCACAATCAGATGTTACAGAGGATGGTGAGAGCCCTGAAGATCCCTCGGGGACAG AGGGTCAGCTGTCTGAGGAGGAGAAACCAGATCAGCAGCCCCTGAGCGGAGAAGAGGAGCTAGAGCCTGAGGCCAGTGATG GTTCAGGCTCCTGGGAAGATGCAGCTCTGCTGACGGAGGCCAACctgcctgctcctgctcctgctcctgctcctgctcctgcttctGCCCCTGTCCCAGAAACTTTGGGCAGCTCCGAACCCGCTGAGGGTGCTCTCCGACAGCGCCCCACCTGCTCTAGTTCCTGA
- the BSCL2 gene encoding seipin isoform X6: protein MYGQPYRVTLELELPESPVNQDLGMFLVTISCYTRGGRIISTSSRSVMLHYRSDLLQMLDTLVFSSLLLFGFAEQKQLLEVELYADYRENSYVPTTGAIIEIHSKRIQLYGAYLRIHAHFTGLRYLLYNFPMTCAFIGVASNFTFLSVIVLFSYMQWVWGGIWPRHRFSLQVNIRKRDNSRKEVQRRISAHQPGPEGQEESTPQSDVTEDGESPEDPSGTEGQLSEEEKPDQQPLSGEEELEPEASDGSGSWEDAALLTEANLPAPAPAPAPAPASAPVPETLGSSEPAEGALRQRPTCSSS, encoded by the exons ATGTATGGACAGCCGTATCGTGTTACCTTAGAGCTTGAGCTGCCGGAGTCCCCTGTGAATCAAGATTTGGGCATGTTCTTGGTCACCATTTCCTGCTACACCAGAGGTGGCCGAATCATCTCCACTTCTTCGCGTTCG GTGATGCTGCATTACCGCTCAGACCTGCTCCAGATGCTGGACACACTGGTCTTCTCTAGCCTCCTGCTGTTTGGCTTTGCAGAGCAGAAGCAGCTGCTGGAGGTGGAACTCTACGCAGACTATAGAGAGAACTCG TATGTGCCAACCACTGGAGCGATCATTGAGATCCACAGCAAGCGCATCCAGCTGTACGGAGCCTACCTCCGCATCCACGCGCACTTCACTGGGCTCAG ATACCTGCTGTACAACTTCCCGATGACCTGTGCCTTCATAGGTGTCGCCAGCAACTTCACCTTCCTCAGCGTCATCGTGCTCTTCAGCTACATGCAGTGGGTGTGGGGGGGCATCTGGCCCCGACACCGCTTCTCTTTGCAG GTTAACATCCGAAAAAGAGACAATTCCCGGAAGGAAGTCCAACGAAGGATCTCTGCTCATCAGCCAG GGCCTGAAGGCCAGGAGGAGTCAACTCCACAATCAGATGTTACAGAGGATGGTGAGAGCCCTGAAGATCCCTCGGGGACAG AGGGTCAGCTGTCTGAGGAGGAGAAACCAGATCAGCAGCCCCTGAGCGGAGAAGAGGAGCTAGAGCCTGAGGCCAGTGATG GTTCAGGCTCCTGGGAAGATGCAGCTCTGCTGACGGAGGCCAACctgcctgctcctgctcctgctcctgctcctgctcctgcttctGCCCCTGTCCCAGAAACTTTGGGCAGCTCCGAACCCGCTGAGGGTGCTCTCCGACAGCGCCCCACCTGCTCTAGTTCCTGA
- the LRRN4CL gene encoding LRRN4 C-terminal-like protein isoform X1 produces the protein MGQRGGGGQAGARTPWTGFAQIAVSMLGSPCLLWLLAVTFLVPRAQPLAPQDFEEEEEDETETAWPPLPAVPCDYDHCRHLQVPCKELQRAGPAACLCPGLSSPAQPPDPPRMGEVSIVAEEGRAVVHWCAPFSPVLHYWLLLWDGSEAAQKGPSLNATVRRAELKGLKPGGVYVVCVVAANEAGASRVPEAGREGLEGADIPAFGPCSRFAVPPNPRTLVHAAVGVGTALALLSCAALVWHFCLRDRWGCPRRAVARAAGAL, from the exons ATGggccagagaggaggaggagggcaggcagGGGCCAGGACTCCTTGGACAGGATTTGCACAGATAGCAG TCTCCATGCTGGGCTCTCCCTGCCTTCTGTGGCTCCTGGCCGTGACCTTCTTGGTTCCCAGAGCTCAGCCCTTGGCCCCTCAAGActttgaagaagaggaagaagatgagaCTGAGACGGCGTGGCCGCCTTTGCCGGCTGTCCCCTGCGACTACGACCACTGCCGACACCTGCAGGTGCCCTGTAAGGAGCTACAGAGGGCCGGGCCGGCGGCCTGCCTGTGCCCAGGGCTCTCTAGCCCTGCCCAGCCGCCCGACCCGCCGCGCATGGGAGAAGTGAGCATTGTGGCCGAAGAGGGCCGCGCAGTGGTCCACTGGTGTGCCCCCTTCTCCCCGGTCCTCCACTACTGGCTGCTGCTTTGGGACGGCAGCGAGGCTGCGCAGAAGGGGCCCTCGCTGAACGCTACGGTCCGCAGAGCCGAACTgaaggggctgaagccagggggCGTTTATGTCGTTTGCGTGGTGGCCGCTAACGAGGCTGGGGCAAGCCGCGTGCCTGAGGCTGGAAGAGAGGGCCTCGAGGGGGCCGACATCCCTGCCTTCGGGCCTTGCAGCCGCTTTGCAGTGCCGCCCAACCCCCGCACTCTGGTCCACGCCGCCGTCGGGGTGGGCACGGCCCTGGCCCTGCTGAGCTGTGCCGCCCTGGTGTGGCACTTCTGCCTACGCGATCGCTGGGGCTGCCCGCGCCGAGCCGTCGCCCGAGCAGCAGGGGCGCTCTGA
- the LRRN4CL gene encoding LRRN4 C-terminal-like protein isoform X2 — protein MLGSPCLLWLLAVTFLVPRAQPLAPQDFEEEEEDETETAWPPLPAVPCDYDHCRHLQVPCKELQRAGPAACLCPGLSSPAQPPDPPRMGEVSIVAEEGRAVVHWCAPFSPVLHYWLLLWDGSEAAQKGPSLNATVRRAELKGLKPGGVYVVCVVAANEAGASRVPEAGREGLEGADIPAFGPCSRFAVPPNPRTLVHAAVGVGTALALLSCAALVWHFCLRDRWGCPRRAVARAAGAL, from the coding sequence ATGCTGGGCTCTCCCTGCCTTCTGTGGCTCCTGGCCGTGACCTTCTTGGTTCCCAGAGCTCAGCCCTTGGCCCCTCAAGActttgaagaagaggaagaagatgagaCTGAGACGGCGTGGCCGCCTTTGCCGGCTGTCCCCTGCGACTACGACCACTGCCGACACCTGCAGGTGCCCTGTAAGGAGCTACAGAGGGCCGGGCCGGCGGCCTGCCTGTGCCCAGGGCTCTCTAGCCCTGCCCAGCCGCCCGACCCGCCGCGCATGGGAGAAGTGAGCATTGTGGCCGAAGAGGGCCGCGCAGTGGTCCACTGGTGTGCCCCCTTCTCCCCGGTCCTCCACTACTGGCTGCTGCTTTGGGACGGCAGCGAGGCTGCGCAGAAGGGGCCCTCGCTGAACGCTACGGTCCGCAGAGCCGAACTgaaggggctgaagccagggggCGTTTATGTCGTTTGCGTGGTGGCCGCTAACGAGGCTGGGGCAAGCCGCGTGCCTGAGGCTGGAAGAGAGGGCCTCGAGGGGGCCGACATCCCTGCCTTCGGGCCTTGCAGCCGCTTTGCAGTGCCGCCCAACCCCCGCACTCTGGTCCACGCCGCCGTCGGGGTGGGCACGGCCCTGGCCCTGCTGAGCTGTGCCGCCCTGGTGTGGCACTTCTGCCTACGCGATCGCTGGGGCTGCCCGCGCCGAGCCGTCGCCCGAGCAGCAGGGGCGCTCTGA
- the UBXN1 gene encoding UBX domain-containing protein 1 isoform X2 has protein sequence MAELTALESLIEMGFPRGRAEKALALTGNQGIEAAMDWLMEHEDDPDVDEPLETPLGHILGREPTSSEQGGLEGSGSAAGEGKPILSEEERQEQTKRMLELVAQKQREREEREEREALERERQRRRQGQELSAARQRLQEDEMRRAAEERRREKAEELAARQRVREKIERDKAERAKKYGGSVGSQPPPPAPEPGPVPSSPSQEPPTKREYDQCRIQVRLPDGTSLTQTFRAREQLAAVRLYVELHRGEEPGGGQDPVQLLSGFPRRAFSEADMERPLQELGLVPSAVLIVAKKCPS, from the exons ATGGCGGAGCTGACGGCCCTTGAGAGTCTCATCGAGATGGGCTTCCCCAGGGGACGCGC GGAGAAGGCTCTGGCCCTCACAGGGAACCAGGGCATCGAGGCTGCGATGGACTG GCTGATGGAGCACGAAGACGACCCCGATGTAGACGAGCCTCTAGAGACCCCCCTTGGACATATCCTGGGACGGGAGCCCACTTCCTCAGAGCAAGGCGGCCTTGAAG GATCTGGTTCTGCTGCCGGAGAAGGCAAACCCATTTTGAgtgaagaggaaagacaggaacaGACTAAGAG GATGTTGGAGCTGGTGGCCCAGAAGCAGCGGGAGCGTGAAGAGAGAGAGGAACGGGAGGCACTGGAACGCGAACGGCAGCGCAGGAGACAAGGGCAAGAGTTGTCAGCAGCACGACAGCGGCTACAGGAAGATGAGATGCGCCGGGCTGCAGAGGAGAGGCGGAGGGAAAAGGCCGAGGAGTTAGCAGCCAG ACAAAGAGTTAGAGAAAAGATCGAGAGGGACAAAGCAGAGAGAGCCAAGAAG TATGGTGGCAGTGTGGGCTCTCAGCCACCCCCACCGGCACCAGAGCCAGGTCCTGTTCCCTCTTCTCCCAGCCAGGAGCCTCCCACCAAGCGGGAGTATGACCAGTGTCGCATACAG GTCAGGCTGCCAGATGGGACCTCACTGACCCAGACGTTCCGGGCCCGGGAACAGCTGGCAGCCGTGAGGCTCTATGTGGAGCTCCACCGTGGGGAGGAACCAGGAGGAGGCCAGGACCCTGTGCAGTTGCTCAGTGGCTTCCCCAGACGGGCCTTCTCAGAAGCTGACATGGAGCGGCCTCTGCAGGAGCTGG gACTCGTGCCTTCTGCTGTTCTCATTGTGGCCAAGAAATGTCCCAGCTGA
- the UBXN1 gene encoding UBX domain-containing protein 1 isoform X1: MAELTALESLIEMGFPRGRAEKALALTGNQGIEAAMDWLMEHEDDPDVDEPLETPLGHILGREPTSSEQGGLEGSGSAAGEGKPILSEEERQEQTKRMLELVAQKQREREEREEREALERERQRRRQGQELSAARQRLQEDEMRRAAEERRREKAEELAARQRVREKIERDKAERAKKYGGSVGSQPPPPAPEPGPVPSSPSQEPPTKREYDQCRIQVRLPDGTSLTQTFRAREQLAAVRLYVELHRGEEPGGGQDPVQLLSGFPRRAFSEADMERPLQELGMAARLETRTWGSREACLGKGGMQREGVL, encoded by the exons ATGGCGGAGCTGACGGCCCTTGAGAGTCTCATCGAGATGGGCTTCCCCAGGGGACGCGC GGAGAAGGCTCTGGCCCTCACAGGGAACCAGGGCATCGAGGCTGCGATGGACTG GCTGATGGAGCACGAAGACGACCCCGATGTAGACGAGCCTCTAGAGACCCCCCTTGGACATATCCTGGGACGGGAGCCCACTTCCTCAGAGCAAGGCGGCCTTGAAG GATCTGGTTCTGCTGCCGGAGAAGGCAAACCCATTTTGAgtgaagaggaaagacaggaacaGACTAAGAG GATGTTGGAGCTGGTGGCCCAGAAGCAGCGGGAGCGTGAAGAGAGAGAGGAACGGGAGGCACTGGAACGCGAACGGCAGCGCAGGAGACAAGGGCAAGAGTTGTCAGCAGCACGACAGCGGCTACAGGAAGATGAGATGCGCCGGGCTGCAGAGGAGAGGCGGAGGGAAAAGGCCGAGGAGTTAGCAGCCAG ACAAAGAGTTAGAGAAAAGATCGAGAGGGACAAAGCAGAGAGAGCCAAGAAG TATGGTGGCAGTGTGGGCTCTCAGCCACCCCCACCGGCACCAGAGCCAGGTCCTGTTCCCTCTTCTCCCAGCCAGGAGCCTCCCACCAAGCGGGAGTATGACCAGTGTCGCATACAG GTCAGGCTGCCAGATGGGACCTCACTGACCCAGACGTTCCGGGCCCGGGAACAGCTGGCAGCCGTGAGGCTCTATGTGGAGCTCCACCGTGGGGAGGAACCAGGAGGAGGCCAGGACCCTGTGCAGTTGCTCAGTGGCTTCCCCAGACGGGCCTTCTCAGAAGCTGACATGGAGCGGCCTCTGCAGGAGCTGGGTATGGCTGCAAGACTAGAAACCAGGACTTGGGGGAGTAGGGAGGCATGCTTGGGAAAAGGAGGGATGCAAAGAGAAGGGGTTTTGTGA
- the UQCC3 gene encoding ubiquinol-cytochrome-c reductase complex assembly factor 3 — MEFLRKMLITVAVLGAGAGVGFALLAIVTPGEQRKQEMLKEMPLQDPRSREEMAKTQQLLVATLQEAATTQENVAWRKNWMVSEGGAGGRSP, encoded by the exons ATGGAGTTCTTGCGGAAAATGCTGATCACAGTCGCAGTGCTGGGCGCAGGGGCTGGCGTGGGCTTCGCGCTCCTTGCTATCGTGACCCCCGGAGAGCAGCGGAAGCAGGAAATGCTAAAG GAGATGCCACTGCAGGACCCGCGGAGCAGGGAGGAGATGGCCAAGACCCAGCAGCTATTGGTGGCCACTCTGCAGGAGGCAGCGACCACACAGGAGAACGTGGCCTGGAGGAAGAACTGGATGGTTAGCGAAGGCGGCGCCGGCGGGAGGTCACCGTGA
- the LBHD1 gene encoding LOW QUALITY PROTEIN: LBH domain-containing protein 1 (The sequence of the model RefSeq protein was modified relative to this genomic sequence to represent the inferred CDS: inserted 6 bases in 4 codons; substituted 1 base at 1 genomic stop codon) gives MALVPGRSKEDGLWTTNSPGSSQHPEXPRLPNPLWDRGKVGKVEGHWHIQVXTSPPCVWQLAYPPIWPNLLAVPIQDFSQKSHLLSIVVEASEVNEESGDLHWPHEELLLLTDGEEEDAEAFLQDQSEEPGWAWSPXRTLNAGLSWGXDQDDEDACWILEDTKCLEATNHCPFWDSATGSCVCXSGFVEYSCLLPPNSFEGNHCSLPLKHLIQVYEAPYTHPLTIYFYR, from the exons ATGGCCCTTGTGCCAGGGAGAAGCAAGGAGGATGGGCTTTGGACTACAAATAGCCCAGGCTCCTCCCAGCATCCAGA TCCCAGGCTGCCCAACCCTCTCTGGGACAGAGGAAAAGTTGGCAAGGTTGAAGGTCACTGGCATATTCAGG ATacttccccaccctgtgtctgGCAGCTGGCTTACCCTCCAATCTGGCCCAACCTCCTTGCTGTCCCTATTCAGGATTTCTCTCAAAAGTCCCATCTGCTGTCTATTGTGGTGGAAGCCTCTGAGGTGAATGAAGAGAGTGGGGATCTCCATTGGCCCCATGAggagctgctgctgctcactGATGGTGAGGAAGAGGATGCTGAGGCCTTCCTCCAAGACCAAAGTGAAGAGCCag GCTGGGCTTGGAGCCC CAGAACACTTAACGCTGGACTTAGCTGGG CAGACCAGGATGATGAAGATGCTTGTTGGATTCTTGAGGACACTAAGTGTCTGGAAGCCACCAACCACTGTCCCTTCTGGGACTCAGCAACAGGCTCTTGTGTTTGTTGAAGTGGCTTTGTGGAATATTCTTGTCTCCTGCCTCCTAATAGCTTTGAGGGTAACCATTGTTCCCTCCCTCTCAAACATCTCATCCAGGTTTATGAAGCTCCTTATACCCATCCTCTCACAATCTacttttacaggtga
- the CSKMT gene encoding citrate synthase-lysine N-methyltransferase CSKMT, mitochondrial, which yields MAALRRMLHLPSLMMGTCRPFPDSLAGSCLADRCLWDRLHAQPRLGTVPTFDWFFGYEEVQGLLLPLLQEARAAIPLRVLDVGCGTSSLCTGLYTKSPHPVDVLGVDFSPVAVAYMNSLLEGGQGRTPLCPGHPASSLHFMQADAQNLGSVASSGSFQLLLDKGTWDAVARGGLPRAYQLLSECLRVLNPQGTLIQFSDEDPDVRLPCLEQGSHGWAVTVQELGPFRGITYFAYLIQGCH from the exons ATGGCTGCGCTGCGTCGAATGCTCCACTTGCCGAGCCTGATGATGGGGACGTGCCGCCCCTTTCCGG ACTCACTGGCTGGTAGCTGCCTGGCGGACCGCTGTCTCTGGGATCGGCTGCATGCCCAGCCCCGTTTGGGCACTGTCCCCACCTTCGACTGGTTCTTTGGATACGAGGAAGTCCAGGGGCTCCTACTACCGTTGCTGCAGGAGGCACGGGCTGCCATTCCTCTGCGGGTGCTGGATGTGGGCTGTGGGACCTCCAGCCTATGTACAGGCCTCTACACCAAATCTCCACACCCAGTGGATGTGTTAGGGGTGGACTTTTCTCCTGTGGCTGTGGCCTACATGAACAGCCTCCTGGAGGGTGGCCAAGGCCGAACACCTCTATGCCCTGGGcaccctgcctccagcctccacTTCATGCAGGCCGATGCCCAGAACCTGGGGTCTGTGGCTTCTTCAGGCTCTTTCCAACTACTGCTGGACAAGGGCACCTGGGATGCTGTTGCCAGGGGAGGTCTGCCTAGGGCTTACCAGCTGCTATCAGAATGCTTGCGGGTTCTAAACCCTCAGGGGACCCTAATTCAGTTCTCGGATGAGGACCCTGATGTGCGACTGCCCTGCCTGGAACAAGGGTCCCATGGCTGGGCTGTGACTGTGCAGGAGCTAGGCCCTTTCAGGGGCATCACCTACTTTGCTTACTTGATTCAAGGCTgtcattaa
- the C14H11orf98 gene encoding uncharacterized protein C11orf98 homolog has translation MGAPGGKINRPRTELKKKLFKRRRVLNRERRLRHRVVGAVIDQGLITRHHLKKRASSARANITLSGKKRRKLLQQIRLAQKEKAAMEVEAPSKPARTSEPRLKRQKKTKAPQDVEMKDLEDES, from the exons ATGGGAGCTCCCGGGGGAAAGATCAACCGGCCCCGAACG GAGCTGAAGAAGAAGCTGTTCAAACGCCGGCGGGTGCTGAATCGGGAGCGGCGTCTGAGGCACCGGGTGGTCGGGGCTGTGATAGACCAAGGGCTGATCACGCGGCACCACCTCAAAAAGCGGGC GTCCAGCGCACGTGCCAACATTACTCTGTCAGGGAAGAAGCGCAGAAAACTCCTCCAGCAGATCCGGCTTGCCCAGAAAGAGAAGGCAGCCATGGAAG TGGAAGCCCCTTCAAAACCAGCCAGGACTAGTGAACCACGGCTCAAAAGgcaaaagaagacaaaagctCCCCAGGATGTAGAAATGAAGGACCTTGAAGATGAGAGCTAA